From a region of the Anaerotignum faecicola genome:
- a CDS encoding glutamine synthetase type III, whose protein sequence is KEQLAAHRRIIFNGNGYSDAWVEEAEKRGLPNIKSMVEAIPALTTEASVRMFEEFNVFTKAELESRVEIEYEAYSKAINIEARTMIDMAGKQIIPAAVKYATMLADSLSKVQTACPDADVSVQAELLTETSAYLSDMK, encoded by the coding sequence CAAAGAACAGCTGGCGGCCCACAGAAGGATTATCTTTAATGGAAACGGCTATTCGGACGCATGGGTGGAAGAAGCCGAGAAGAGAGGCCTTCCGAACATCAAATCCATGGTGGAAGCGATCCCGGCCCTCACTACGGAAGCATCTGTCAGGATGTTCGAAGAGTTTAACGTATTTACGAAAGCCGAACTGGAATCCCGTGTTGAAATCGAATACGAGGCATACAGCAAGGCAATCAACATCGAGGCCAGAACCATGATTGATATGGCCGGCAAGCAGATCATCCCGGCAGCCGTCAAATACGCGACGATGCTGGCTGATTCCTTAAGCAAAGTGCAGACTGCCTGCCCGGATGCAGACGTAAGCGTACAGGCCGAACTGCTGACAGAGACCTCCGCCTATCTTTCCGACATGAAG